In the genome of Pelodiscus sinensis isolate JC-2024 chromosome 15, ASM4963464v1, whole genome shotgun sequence, one region contains:
- the CABP1 gene encoding calcium-binding protein 1 isoform X3 encodes MFPAGAAVGNTDRELRPEEIEELREAFKEFDKDKDGFINCRDLGNCMRTMGYMPTEMELIELSQQINMNLGGHVDFEDFVELMGPKLLAETADMIGVKELRDAFREFDTNGDGEISTSELREAMKKLLGQQVGHRDIEEIIRDVDLNGDGRVDFEEFVRMMSR; translated from the exons ATGTTCCCAGCAGGAGCTGCTGTAGGGAATACG GACAGAGAACTGCGGCCAGAAGAAATCGAAG AGTTGAGAGAAGCCTTTAAGGAGTTCGATAAAGACAAGGACGGGTTTATCAACTGCAGGGACCTGGGAAACTGCATGCGGACCATGGGCTACATGCCGACCGAGATGGAGCTCATCGAACTATCCCAGCAAATCAACATGAACT TGGGCGGCCATGTGGATTTTGAAGATTTTGTGGAGTTGATGGGACCAAAGCTTTTGGCGGAAACTGCAGACATGATTGGTGTAAAGGAGCTCCGTGATGCCTTCAGAGAG TTTGACACCAACGGCGATGGAGAGATCAGCACCAGTGAGCTGCGGGAAGCCATGAAGAAGTtgctggggcagcaggtgggccaTCGGGATATTGAAGAGATCATCCGAGATGTGGACCTGAACGGGGATGGGCGAGTGGATTTTGAAG AGTTTGTTAGGATGATGTCCCGCTGA
- the CABP1 gene encoding calcium-binding protein 1 isoform X1 — protein MGCGAEFKQVSGGHATRTPARPRPRPGPPRAMSSPIAKSESRTSLLKAGGSRRAAAGSEPQPRKSHARDGKGQPRYPARELSGQEPLHGDPSSRRPLCHPGAKEAGVKGIKKQSHAQRESQPEPAEGGPSRGSSKEQARASRHPQPPPHPHQKQQHPSQDQAQQHCQRDGEEREEDFFFGHTEGSSRESLKLSEGSSPLSKSSSKFSTKSSSSDRSREADPLFHQLHPILSSVFGQDRELRPEEIEELREAFKEFDKDKDGFINCRDLGNCMRTMGYMPTEMELIELSQQINMNLGGHVDFEDFVELMGPKLLAETADMIGVKELRDAFREFDTNGDGEISTSELREAMKKLLGQQVGHRDIEEIIRDVDLNGDGRVDFEEFVRMMSR, from the exons ATGGGCTGCGGTGCTGAATTTAAGCAGGTGTCTGGAGGACATGCCACCCGCACTCCCGCCCGCCCGCGGCCACGGCCGGGCCCCCCGCGCGCCATGAGCTCGCCCATTGCAAAGAGCGAATCCAGGACCTCGCTGCTGAAGGCCggggggagccggagggctgCGGCAGGCTCGGAGCCCCAGCCCAGGAAGAGCCATGCCCGCGACGGGAAAGGGCAGCCCAGATACCCGGCCCGGGAGCTGAGCGGCCAGGAGCCGCTCCATGGGGACCCCAGTTCCAGGAGGCCACTTTGCCACCCCGGAGCCAAGGAGGCTGGAGTGAAGGGGATCAAGAAGCAGTCACATGCGCAGCGCGAGAGCCAGCCGGAGCCAGCAGAAGGAGGTccaagcagaggcagcagcaaggagcaAGCCAGGGCGTCTCGGCATCCTCAgccacctccccatccccaccagaagcagcagcatcccagccaggacCAAGCGCAGCAGCACTgccagagggatggggaggagagggaggaggacttTTTCTTCGGTCACACAGAGGGGTCTAGCAGAGAGTCCCTGAAGCTCTCCGAAGGCTCGTCCCCTCTGTCCAAATCCAGCAGCAAGTTCTCCACCAAGTCCAGCAGCAGCGACCGGTCCCGGGAAGCAGACCCCCTCTTCCACCAGCTACACCCCATCCTCAGCTCCGTCTTTGGCCAG GACAGAGAACTGCGGCCAGAAGAAATCGAAG AGTTGAGAGAAGCCTTTAAGGAGTTCGATAAAGACAAGGACGGGTTTATCAACTGCAGGGACCTGGGAAACTGCATGCGGACCATGGGCTACATGCCGACCGAGATGGAGCTCATCGAACTATCCCAGCAAATCAACATGAACT TGGGCGGCCATGTGGATTTTGAAGATTTTGTGGAGTTGATGGGACCAAAGCTTTTGGCGGAAACTGCAGACATGATTGGTGTAAAGGAGCTCCGTGATGCCTTCAGAGAG TTTGACACCAACGGCGATGGAGAGATCAGCACCAGTGAGCTGCGGGAAGCCATGAAGAAGTtgctggggcagcaggtgggccaTCGGGATATTGAAGAGATCATCCGAGATGTGGACCTGAACGGGGATGGGCGAGTGGATTTTGAAG AGTTTGTTAGGATGATGTCCCGCTGA
- the CABP1 gene encoding calcium-binding protein 1 isoform X2, translated as MGNCVKSPLRNLSKKIRHEEKTCYKAVQTSEEGPSACEFQGPLMVLAQNCAVMHNLLGPACIFLRKGFAENRQPDRELRPEEIEELREAFKEFDKDKDGFINCRDLGNCMRTMGYMPTEMELIELSQQINMNLGGHVDFEDFVELMGPKLLAETADMIGVKELRDAFREFDTNGDGEISTSELREAMKKLLGQQVGHRDIEEIIRDVDLNGDGRVDFEEFVRMMSR; from the exons ATGGGCAACTGTGTGAAGTCTCCACTGAgaaatctttcgaaaaag ATCCGTCATGAGGAGAAGACGTGCTATAAGGCTGTCCAGACGAGTGAGGAGGGGCCGTCAGCCTGCGAGTTCCAAGGTCCACTCATGGTGCTGGCCCAGAACTGCGCCGTCATGCACAACCTGCTGGGGCCAGCATGCATCTTCCTGAGGAAGGGCTTCGCAGAAAACAGGCAGCCT GACAGAGAACTGCGGCCAGAAGAAATCGAAG AGTTGAGAGAAGCCTTTAAGGAGTTCGATAAAGACAAGGACGGGTTTATCAACTGCAGGGACCTGGGAAACTGCATGCGGACCATGGGCTACATGCCGACCGAGATGGAGCTCATCGAACTATCCCAGCAAATCAACATGAACT TGGGCGGCCATGTGGATTTTGAAGATTTTGTGGAGTTGATGGGACCAAAGCTTTTGGCGGAAACTGCAGACATGATTGGTGTAAAGGAGCTCCGTGATGCCTTCAGAGAG TTTGACACCAACGGCGATGGAGAGATCAGCACCAGTGAGCTGCGGGAAGCCATGAAGAAGTtgctggggcagcaggtgggccaTCGGGATATTGAAGAGATCATCCGAGATGTGGACCTGAACGGGGATGGGCGAGTGGATTTTGAAG AGTTTGTTAGGATGATGTCCCGCTGA